One window of Microbacterium sediminis genomic DNA carries:
- a CDS encoding siderophore-interacting protein yields MQLSNTAPAGAFTLERERQELVFRATRLVAREIITPHYIRVRVQGDGLVGFGPSGHDDHIRIFFGGPETAGAPFGTVEQLRELPSREFTPLHWGEDWLDLEFAVHGDEGVAGVWAANAPIGSVAGIGGPRGSLRIDGTPDGWLLAGDETAVPQIRRYAALIPDGAPARILVEVADAAHEIPIDAPVAVEYVHRDGRVEGSALAAALDAIAAQDRPEGSVFGFVAAEQAIVKPGRALLCERWGLDPERIVVKGYWKRGDAGYHAPHGPGAQG; encoded by the coding sequence ATGCAGCTGTCGAACACGGCGCCCGCCGGCGCCTTCACCCTCGAGCGCGAGCGCCAGGAGCTGGTGTTCCGCGCCACGCGCCTCGTCGCACGCGAGATCATCACCCCTCACTACATCCGGGTGCGCGTGCAGGGTGACGGTCTCGTCGGCTTCGGACCCTCCGGTCACGACGACCACATCCGCATCTTCTTCGGCGGTCCCGAGACCGCCGGCGCCCCCTTCGGCACGGTCGAGCAGCTGCGCGAGCTGCCCAGCCGCGAGTTCACGCCGCTGCACTGGGGCGAGGACTGGCTCGACCTGGAGTTCGCCGTGCACGGCGACGAGGGCGTGGCCGGCGTGTGGGCGGCGAACGCCCCGATCGGCTCCGTCGCCGGCATCGGCGGGCCGCGCGGCTCGCTGCGCATCGACGGCACCCCCGACGGCTGGCTGCTGGCCGGCGACGAGACGGCCGTGCCGCAGATCCGCCGCTACGCCGCACTGATCCCCGACGGCGCGCCCGCGCGCATCCTCGTCGAGGTGGCCGATGCCGCGCACGAGATCCCGATCGACGCCCCCGTGGCCGTCGAGTACGTGCACCGCGACGGCCGGGTGGAGGGCTCCGCACTGGCCGCCGCGCTCGACGCGATCGCGGCCCAGGACCGCCCCGAGGGCTCGGTGTTCGGCTTCGTCGCGGCCGAGCAGGCCATCGTCAAGCCGGGCCGCGCGCTGCTGTGCGAGCGATGGGGCCTGGACCCCGAGCGGATCGTCGTGAAGGGCTACTGGAAGCGCGGCGACGCCGGCTACCACGCGCCTCACGGGCCCGGCGCACAGGGCTGA